Proteins encoded in a region of the Streptomyces akebiae genome:
- the paaN gene encoding phenylacetic acid degradation protein PaaN, with protein MSPFHARHADLLDQAVARTTDRGYWTPYPEIPSASVYGAGAPESGEAAFRALLDRPFPLDGHPTTGTVPATEVSPYGFPLGISYPHLAPEAAVATAKSAAPAWRSASPDVRAGVAAEILARLNAASFEIAHAVQHTTGQPFVMAFQAGGPHAQDRGLEAVAYAWEAQRRHPATARWSKPRRRGGPLVMDKTYTPVGRGVAVLVACNTFPTWNGYPGFFASLVTGNPVIVKPHRRAVLPLAITVRIAREVLTEAGFDPDVVLLAASGPDERTAPALATHPDVRIVDFTGSGEFGDWLETNARQAVVHTEKAGLNTVVVDSTDDYAGLLRNLAFSLSLYSGQMCTTPQNILAPRDGFPTDQGPRTADEFAADLGSALDDLLRDPARATATLGAIVNGSVLARLEEAAALGRTAHPSRAVTHPDHPDAVVRTPLVARLDAEADEKTYTSEWFGPVSFVIATDDTAHSLRVLRDTVRRHGALTACVYATDEDVLAASRAAALEAGVHLSENLTGEVFPNQSAAFSDFHGTSANPAANATLTDPAFVTGRFCVLQSRRHAPAEEHEHEEHADVR; from the coding sequence ATGTCACCCTTCCACGCCCGCCACGCGGACCTGCTCGACCAGGCCGTGGCCCGCACCACCGACCGCGGCTACTGGACGCCGTATCCGGAGATCCCCAGCGCCTCGGTGTACGGGGCCGGAGCCCCGGAGTCGGGCGAGGCGGCCTTCCGCGCTCTCCTCGACCGCCCCTTCCCGCTCGACGGGCACCCCACCACCGGCACCGTCCCGGCCACGGAGGTGTCGCCGTACGGCTTCCCGCTCGGCATCAGCTATCCACATCTGGCGCCCGAGGCCGCCGTGGCGACCGCCAAGTCCGCGGCCCCGGCGTGGCGTTCGGCGAGCCCCGACGTCCGGGCCGGCGTGGCGGCCGAGATCCTGGCCCGCCTCAACGCGGCGAGCTTCGAGATCGCGCACGCCGTCCAGCACACCACCGGCCAGCCGTTCGTGATGGCCTTCCAGGCGGGTGGCCCGCACGCACAGGACCGCGGCCTCGAAGCGGTGGCGTACGCCTGGGAGGCGCAGCGGCGACATCCGGCCACCGCCCGCTGGAGCAAGCCCCGGCGACGTGGCGGGCCACTGGTCATGGACAAGACCTACACCCCGGTCGGCCGGGGTGTGGCCGTGCTCGTCGCCTGCAACACCTTCCCCACCTGGAACGGCTATCCGGGCTTCTTCGCGAGCCTCGTCACGGGCAACCCGGTGATCGTCAAGCCGCACCGGCGGGCCGTGCTGCCGCTGGCGATCACCGTGCGGATCGCCCGTGAGGTGCTGACGGAGGCCGGTTTCGACCCGGACGTGGTGCTGCTCGCCGCCTCGGGGCCGGACGAACGCACCGCTCCCGCCCTGGCCACCCACCCCGACGTGCGGATCGTGGACTTCACCGGCTCCGGCGAGTTCGGCGACTGGCTGGAGACCAACGCCCGCCAGGCCGTCGTGCACACGGAGAAGGCGGGTCTCAACACCGTCGTCGTGGACTCCACCGACGACTACGCCGGGCTGCTGCGCAACCTCGCGTTCTCGCTGTCGCTCTACAGCGGGCAGATGTGCACCACCCCGCAGAACATCCTGGCCCCCCGCGACGGGTTCCCCACCGATCAAGGGCCGCGTACGGCCGACGAGTTCGCCGCCGATCTGGGCTCCGCGCTCGACGACCTGCTCCGCGACCCGGCCCGCGCCACCGCCACCCTCGGCGCGATCGTGAACGGCTCGGTCCTCGCGCGGCTGGAGGAGGCCGCGGCCCTGGGCCGTACCGCCCATCCCTCGCGGGCCGTGACGCACCCCGACCACCCGGACGCCGTCGTCCGCACCCCGCTGGTCGCCCGGCTCGACGCGGAGGCCGACGAGAAGACCTACACGAGCGAGTGGTTCGGTCCGGTCTCCTTCGTCATCGCCACCGACGACACCGCGCACTCCCTGCGTGTCCTGCGCGACACCGTGCGGCGCCACGGCGCCCTCACCGCCTGCGTGTACGCGACCGACGAGGACGTCCTGGCGGCGTCACGTGCGGCGGCCCTGGAGGCGGGGGTGCACCTGTCGGAGAACCTGACCGGCGAGGTGTTCCCCAACCAGTCCGCCGCCTTCAGCGACTTCCACGGCACGTCGGCCAACCCTGCCGCCAACGCGACCCTCACCGACCCCGCGTTCGTCACCGGCCGCTTCTGCGTCCTCCAGTCCCGCCGTCACGCCCCCGCCGAGGAGCACGAGCACGAGGAGCACGCCGATGTCCGATGA
- a CDS encoding thiolase family protein produces the protein MSDEVYLIDGARTPQGRYGGALASVRPDDLAALVVGEAVRRSAVPADSVDEVILGAANQAGEDNRDVARMAVLLAGLPHTVPGYTVNRLCASGLTAVASAAQAVRAGEAELVVAGGVESMTRAPWVMAKPGTPWARPGDVHDTSLGWRFTNPRFPATTTLSMGETAEEVAALDGISRLEADAFALRSHRRAVAARTAGRFAAEIVPVPVADGEVTEDEGPRPTTTLEKLSGLRAVFRPDGIVTAGNSSPLSDGAAALVVASGAAVERHGLTPRARVVTAASAGVEPHLMGLGPVPATTRALERASWTVGDLDAIELNEAFAAQALAVTHRLNLDPDRVNADGGAIALGHPLGCSGTRVLLTLLGRLEREGGRRGLATLCVGVGQGVAMLVERV, from the coding sequence ATGTCCGATGAGGTCTATCTGATCGACGGGGCCCGTACCCCGCAGGGCCGTTACGGCGGGGCGCTGGCCTCCGTGCGCCCCGACGACCTGGCCGCGCTCGTCGTCGGCGAGGCCGTGCGACGTTCCGCGGTCCCGGCCGACTCCGTGGACGAGGTGATCCTCGGCGCCGCGAACCAGGCCGGTGAGGACAACCGGGACGTCGCGCGGATGGCCGTGCTGCTGGCCGGACTCCCGCACACCGTGCCCGGGTACACCGTCAACCGGCTGTGCGCCTCGGGACTCACGGCCGTCGCGTCCGCCGCGCAGGCCGTACGTGCCGGCGAGGCCGAGCTGGTCGTGGCCGGCGGGGTCGAGTCGATGACCCGTGCGCCCTGGGTGATGGCCAAGCCCGGCACACCCTGGGCCCGGCCCGGCGACGTCCACGACACCTCGCTCGGCTGGCGCTTCACCAACCCCCGCTTCCCCGCGACGACGACCTTGTCGATGGGAGAGACCGCGGAGGAGGTCGCCGCCCTGGACGGCATCAGCCGCCTGGAGGCGGACGCCTTCGCGCTGCGCAGCCACCGGCGGGCGGTGGCGGCGCGGACAGCGGGCCGCTTCGCCGCGGAGATCGTCCCGGTACCGGTGGCGGACGGTGAGGTGACCGAGGACGAAGGACCGCGCCCGACCACCACGCTGGAGAAGCTGAGCGGCCTGCGCGCCGTCTTCCGCCCGGACGGCATCGTCACGGCGGGCAACTCCTCGCCGCTGTCCGACGGGGCTGCCGCCCTGGTGGTGGCGAGCGGGGCGGCGGTGGAGCGCCACGGGCTGACTCCCCGGGCCCGGGTCGTCACCGCCGCCTCGGCCGGCGTCGAGCCCCACCTGATGGGGCTCGGCCCGGTGCCGGCCACCACCAGGGCCCTGGAGCGGGCGAGCTGGACGGTCGGTGACCTCGACGCGATCGAACTCAACGAGGCCTTCGCCGCCCAGGCCCTCGCGGTCACGCACCGGCTGAACCTCGACCCGGACCGCGTCAACGCCGACGGGGGCGCCATCGCCCTCGGCCACCCCCTGGGCTGCTCCGGCACCCGCGTCCTGCTCACCCTGCTGGGCCGACTGGAACGGGAGGGCGGCCGACGGGGGCTCGCGACCCTCTGCGTCGGGGTCGGGCAGGGCGTGGCGATGCTCGTGGAGCGCGTATGA
- a CDS encoding enoyl-CoA hydratase/isomerase family protein, producing the protein MVVTLRRPAARNAINSRMIAELHRVCEELERAPKLLLLTGDDGVFAGGADIGELRRRGRDEALEGINSRLFERVRRLPLPTVAAVPGWALGGGAELAYACDLRIAGTDAVFGNPEPGLGILAAAGACWRLRELVGESVAKQVLLAGRTLDARAALACGLVMDVVPTDRLAAEAHALLDRMARSSALALRLTKLVTDAPGAHPVADDLAQAVLFESPDKEERMTRFLEKHGGRA; encoded by the coding sequence ATGGTCGTCACCCTCCGCCGGCCCGCCGCCCGTAACGCCATCAACAGCCGCATGATCGCTGAACTGCACCGCGTGTGCGAGGAGTTGGAGCGGGCTCCGAAGCTCCTCCTGCTCACCGGAGACGACGGCGTCTTCGCCGGCGGCGCCGACATCGGTGAACTGCGACGGCGTGGCCGGGACGAGGCGCTGGAGGGGATCAACAGCCGCCTGTTCGAGCGGGTGCGCAGGCTGCCCCTGCCCACCGTGGCCGCGGTGCCCGGCTGGGCGCTGGGCGGCGGCGCCGAGTTGGCGTACGCCTGCGACCTCAGGATCGCCGGGACGGACGCGGTGTTCGGCAACCCCGAACCGGGTCTGGGCATCCTCGCCGCCGCCGGTGCGTGCTGGCGGCTGCGAGAACTGGTGGGCGAGTCGGTGGCCAAGCAGGTCCTGCTCGCCGGACGCACCCTCGACGCCCGGGCCGCACTCGCCTGCGGGCTGGTCATGGACGTCGTACCGACGGACCGGCTGGCCGCCGAGGCGCACGCGCTGCTCGACCGGATGGCCCGCTCCTCCGCGCTCGCGCTGCGGCTCACGAAGCTCGTCACCGACGCGCCGGGGGCCCATCCCGTGGCCGACGACCTCGCCCAGGCGGTGCTCTTCGAGAGCCCGGACAAGGAGGAGCGCATGACGCGCTTCCTGGAGAAGCACGGAGGCCGGGCATGA
- a CDS encoding 3-hydroxyacyl-CoA dehydrogenase family protein, whose protein sequence is MTSAAAPPPVVGVIGGGRMGAGIAQSFASAGSSVVVVERHGSAAAAAAERITTGLRQAAERGTLAGPSHLDAPDRVRVVSSVFELPPDADLVVEAVPEVAALKAELLAAAEDVVHEGCVLASNTSSLSVSELAAVLRRPGRFLGMHFFNPVPVSALVELVLAPDTTEATRAAAVRWTHALGKQDVVVKDSPGFASSRLGLALGLEAIRMVEEDVADPEAIDTAMRLGYRHPMGPLRLTDVVGLDVRLAIAEHLRATLGERFAPPRLLREKVARGELGRKTGQGFYRWQ, encoded by the coding sequence ATGACCTCGGCAGCAGCACCGCCCCCCGTGGTGGGGGTCATCGGCGGCGGTCGCATGGGCGCCGGTATCGCCCAGTCCTTCGCGTCCGCCGGGTCGAGCGTGGTCGTCGTGGAGCGCCACGGCTCCGCGGCCGCCGCCGCGGCGGAGCGGATCACCACGGGACTTCGGCAGGCGGCCGAGCGCGGGACGCTCGCCGGGCCGTCGCACCTCGACGCGCCGGACCGCGTCCGCGTCGTCTCCTCGGTCTTCGAACTGCCCCCCGACGCCGATCTGGTCGTCGAGGCCGTCCCGGAAGTCGCGGCTCTCAAGGCCGAGTTGCTCGCCGCCGCCGAGGATGTCGTGCACGAGGGATGCGTGCTGGCCAGCAACACCAGTTCCCTGTCCGTCAGCGAACTGGCGGCTGTCCTGCGGCGGCCCGGGCGGTTCCTGGGGATGCACTTCTTCAACCCCGTGCCCGTCTCCGCCCTCGTCGAGCTGGTCCTCGCCCCCGACACGACCGAAGCGACCCGGGCCGCGGCAGTCCGCTGGACGCACGCGCTCGGCAAACAGGACGTCGTCGTCAAGGACTCGCCCGGCTTCGCCAGCAGCCGCCTCGGCCTCGCCCTCGGTCTTGAGGCGATCCGCATGGTGGAGGAAGACGTCGCCGACCCGGAGGCCATCGACACGGCCATGCGCCTCGGCTACCGGCACCCGATGGGCCCGCTGCGGCTGACGGACGTGGTGGGACTCGACGTACGACTCGCCATCGCGGAGCACCTGCGGGCGACGCTCGGTGAGCGGTTCGCGCCGCCGCGGCTGCTGCGGGAGAAGGTCGCCCGCGGTGAGCTGGGCCGCAAGACCGGTCAGGGGTTCTACCGATGGCAGTGA
- a CDS encoding enoyl-CoA hydratase/isomerase family protein yields MSESPASHGVSYEVTDAVAVIELRGRNAGNALDAHLRGALLMAARRLTTDARRGVRAALITARGRHFCVGQDLKEHAHLLKTSPATAFANIPDHYNPLVKELHALPIPLVVAVEGSCVGAGLGLALCADVRVAAEGARFATAFGGVALASDSGVARALARQLGPSRTAGLMLLGDTFSARDAEQWGLVHRVVTDGSAAAEGVALARALAAGPTAAHRETKALLRSAAITTLSAALERESVVQRRLGTTDDHREAVTAFLERRGPVFRGR; encoded by the coding sequence ATGAGCGAAAGCCCCGCGTCGCACGGTGTGTCGTACGAGGTCACCGACGCCGTGGCCGTGATCGAACTGCGCGGACGCAACGCCGGCAACGCCCTCGACGCGCACCTGCGTGGCGCCCTCCTCATGGCCGCCCGGCGGCTGACCACGGACGCCCGGCGCGGGGTGCGGGCGGCCCTGATCACCGCCCGCGGCCGGCACTTCTGCGTCGGCCAGGACCTCAAGGAGCACGCCCATCTGCTGAAGACCTCGCCCGCCACCGCCTTCGCCAACATCCCCGACCACTACAACCCGCTGGTGAAGGAGCTGCACGCGCTGCCGATCCCGCTCGTCGTCGCGGTCGAGGGCTCCTGTGTCGGCGCCGGACTGGGCCTCGCGCTCTGCGCGGACGTACGCGTGGCGGCCGAGGGCGCCCGTTTCGCCACCGCGTTCGGCGGTGTCGCCCTCGCCTCGGACTCGGGGGTGGCCCGCGCCCTGGCCCGGCAGCTGGGCCCCTCCCGCACCGCCGGACTCATGCTGCTCGGCGACACCTTCTCCGCGCGGGACGCCGAGCAGTGGGGGCTGGTGCACCGCGTCGTCACGGACGGCTCGGCCGCCGCCGAGGGCGTGGCCCTGGCCCGCGCCCTGGCCGCCGGGCCCACCGCCGCGCACCGGGAGACCAAGGCCCTGCTGCGGTCGGCGGCCATCACCACCCTGTCGGCGGCGCTGGAGCGCGAGTCCGTCGTCCAGCGGCGGCTCGGCACCACCGACGACCACCGCGAGGCCGTCACCGCCTTCCTCGAACGGCGAGGCCCGGTCTTCCGCGGCCGCTGA
- the paaA gene encoding 1,2-phenylacetyl-CoA epoxidase subunit PaaA, which produces MSAFEDTIARDQRIEPRDWMPDAYRATLVRQIAQHAHSEIIGMQPEGEWITRAPSLRRKAILFAKVQDEAGHGLYLYSAAETLGADRTDLTQRLIDGRQKYSSIFNYPTRTFADVGVIGWFVDGAAICNQVPLCRTSYGPYGRAMVRVCKEESFHQRQGYELLLTMMRGTDAQRAMVQDAVDRWWWPSLMMFGPPDDDSPNSARSMAWKIKRHTNDELRQRFVDMTVPQAEKLGVILPDPDLKWNEERGHHDFSTPDWDELKRVVSGDGPCNAERVARRRAAHEEGAWVRRAAVAHAAKRTARLREGAVA; this is translated from the coding sequence ATGTCCGCGTTCGAGGACACCATCGCCCGTGACCAGCGCATCGAACCCCGCGACTGGATGCCGGACGCCTACCGGGCCACGCTCGTCCGGCAGATCGCGCAGCACGCGCACTCGGAGATTATCGGCATGCAGCCGGAGGGCGAGTGGATCACGCGCGCGCCCTCGCTGCGCCGCAAGGCGATCCTCTTCGCCAAGGTGCAGGACGAGGCCGGCCACGGGCTCTACCTGTACTCGGCGGCCGAGACCCTCGGCGCCGACCGCACCGACCTGACGCAGCGGTTGATCGACGGCCGCCAGAAGTACTCCTCGATCTTCAACTACCCCACCCGGACCTTCGCCGACGTCGGGGTGATCGGCTGGTTCGTGGACGGGGCGGCCATCTGCAACCAGGTCCCGCTGTGCCGCACCTCCTACGGCCCGTACGGACGCGCCATGGTCCGCGTCTGCAAGGAGGAGTCCTTCCACCAACGGCAGGGCTACGAACTGCTGTTGACCATGATGCGCGGCACGGACGCACAGCGCGCCATGGTGCAGGACGCCGTCGACCGCTGGTGGTGGCCCTCCCTGATGATGTTCGGCCCGCCCGACGACGACTCGCCCAACTCGGCGCGGTCCATGGCCTGGAAGATCAAGCGCCACACCAACGACGAACTCCGGCAGCGCTTCGTCGACATGACCGTCCCGCAGGCCGAGAAGCTCGGCGTCATCCTCCCCGACCCGGACCTGAAGTGGAACGAGGAGCGCGGCCACCACGATTTCTCCACCCCCGACTGGGACGAACTGAAGCGGGTCGTCTCCGGTGACGGACCGTGCAATGCCGAGCGGGTCGCCCGTCGCCGGGCCGCGCACGAGGAGGGCGCCTGGGTACGGCGGGCCGCTGTCGCGCACGCCGCCAAGCGGACGGCCCGGCTGCGGGAAGGGGCGGTGGCATGA